The Flavobacteriales bacterium genomic sequence TGCAATCAGCACCCGGACTTTGTTCGGCGTATCATTTTGTATGGAGTCGGAACCGTTCATAAGATAACTATTCACGCACATTCTTTCCTACATGCGCAGGCCGATCACCAGGATATCGTCGACTTGCTCTTCGTTGCCTTTCCATGTGTTGAATTGCTTTTCGAGGGCCTCGAGTTGTTGTTCTGCAGGTAGCTGGTGAATCGTTTTTAGTAGTGTTTTAAAATTGCGCGACTTGAATTTTTTTCCTTCGTTTCCTCCGAATTGATCGATGTATCCGTCGGTAAATAAATAAATGGTATCACCTCGCTCATAAAGGAATTCATCTCCCTGGAAATACTGGGTTCCGTTCCGGTATTTGCCGCCAATAGGCATGCGGTTCCCGGAGAAGATAGATAACTCACCGTTGCGGTAGCGGAACAAAGGGCGCATGGCTCCGGCATACGAAACCCTGTTTTCTTTCTGGTCGATACAGCACAGGGATATGTCCATGCCGTCGCTGGATCCCGAGTGCATGAATTTCTGGTTCAGCAGGTTCTGCATGTTGTCGTGTAACCTGGTGAGAATATCCGGTGGGTTGGTGATGCCGTTTTCCCTGACAATCTGGTTGAGTTGCGTGTATCCGAGCATGGATAACATGGCTCCCGGAACCCCGTGTCCGGTGCAGTCCACAGCGGCAATGATGATCTTGCCATTGGTTTTGGCTGCCCAATAAAAGTCGCCACTCACAATGTCTTTCGGTTTGAAAAGAATGAAAGACTCGGGGATGTTCCGCATGATCACCTGCTGGTGCGGAAGGATGGCATGCTGGATGGTGCTGGCATATTGCAAGCTTTCGGTGATGAGCTGGTGTTGCTTCTCCACCTTTTGTTTTTCTTTCAGAAGATCGTTGGTACGTTTCCTGACCTTTTCCTCAAGTTGTTCATTCAGCTCTTTCAGTTCCACGTTGACGACATCCAGCATTTTCAGGCTGTTCATCAGTTGGTTGCTTACTTTTTCCCGTTCCAGTAGCAGCTTCTGGCGTTCGAGTGCGTACCTGATCGACTTGGCCATCAGGTAGTCGTCATACCTCCACTTCTCCAGGTAGTCCTGTGCCCCGAACTGAATGGCTTTGACGGCCATTTTGAAATCACTCATGCCCGTGAGAATGATCACCGGCAGATGTGGGAATTCCTCCTTGATCTCTATGAAGCCTTCCAGTTCAAAACTGTCGGGCAACGAAAGGTCAAGCAGAAGTACGTCAATTGCATGTTTTCTGAGGTATTCCTTTCCATCTTTCAGGCGGTCGGTCAGGTGCAGGTTGAACTGCCCGAGGCTGCTTTCGGAGAAAAGGTCCCTGAAGAACTGCTGGTCATCAGGGTTGTCTTCGATCATCAGGATGTTAAGCGGACTGGTCATGTTTCTTGGGGAGGCAAACGACTCTGAACCAGAACTGTTCAATGATTTTTGCCATCTCCATGAAGCTTTCAAGGTCGACGGGCTTTGTGACATAACAGTTGGCATAATTGTTATAACAGGCTAGTATATCGGCTTCTGAATTGGAGGTGGTAAGTACGATTACAGGTATTTTTTTGAGTTCATTATCCATCTTAATTTCCGCCAGCACTTCGCGACCGTCCTTCCTGGGTAGGTTCAGGTCCAGCAGTACAATGTCTGGGGTGGGCATGGTTTTGTAACCATTGATCTTGCGCAAAAACTTGAGCGCTTCCATACCGTCGTTGACTACATGTAAGTGAAAGTGGGGTGTATGAGACTCAATCGCCATGCGTGTGAGTTCAACATCTTCCAGGCTGTCCTCAACGAGCAGGACTTCTACATTCATATCTGTGTTCAATTCCATTGTTTTTGGTGATGATCTTCTTTGGGATGGTGGATGGGAATCCGGAAGTGGATGCAGGTACCCTTTCCGGGTTCCGAAGTGATCCAGATCCTGCCCTTGTGACGTTCAACGATCTTCTTGCAAATTGATAATCCGATACCGGTTCCTTCGTATTCCTGGCGTGTGTGCAGCCGTTGAAAAATCACAAACACCCGCTCGAAGAATTCCTGTTCAATGCCGATGCCATTGTCCTGAACCGAGAAGATGTAGTGTTCATCATCCTTAACCGCCTTGATATGGATCTCGGGTGTTCTTTCCGGATGCTTGAACTTGATGGCGTTGCTCAGCAGATTCTGAAAAAGCAGGTGCATGTGAAGCGGGTTGGCCTCTATGGAAGGAAGTCCTTCCGTGGTGATCTTCGCGCCGTTTTCAGAAATGATTACACGAAGATCCGTCATTACTTTCCGTATGGTTTCCTCGCAATTCACTTTCTCCACCTCGAGATCTGTATTGGATGCGAGTTTTGAGTAAGACAGAAGCCCGTCGATCAGAGCCTTCATGCGTTTGGCTCCGTTTACCACTATTTCGATGTACCGTTCGCTTTTTTCATCCAGTTTTCCGGCATTGTTGCGTTGGATCATTTGCAGGTAACTGGTTACGGTACGCAGGGGTTCTTGCAGGTCGTGGGATGCGATGTAAGCGAATTGTTCCAGGTCTTTGTTGGATCTTTGGAGGGCTTCGGTGCGTTCTTTTACTTTTATTTCCAGCCATTTCTGAGACTCCATCAGCAATTGTTGTTGCTCATATTTTTCAATGAAGATTCTCACCTTGTTCAACAATACCTGTGGATCAAAGGGTTTGGTTATGTAACTGAAGGCACCCAGCTCATAGCCCCGGAATACATTCAGGTTGGTTGTATATATGGCGGAAATAAAGATGAAAGGCATTTGTGCCGTTTTTTCTTCAGAACGAAGGATCTCGGCCAGTTCATACCCGTCCATTTCTGGCATCTGGATGTCCAGGAGAGCGAGGGCGAAGTCATGGCGAAGGGTCAGCTTTAATGCTTCATTTCCGCTGGTTGCCTTATACAGATCAAGGTTCATGTCTTTAAGCAAACGATCCAGTGCAACCAGGTTTTCCATGTGGTCATCTACCATTAAGACCTTCGGCTTGGGTAACCCGTTGCCTGATGTAGGCAGCAGACTTTGCAGGGTTTGAGCGTGTTCGCTTTGTGTCATTATATGCATTTGTTATACCGGATCGGATGAGGTTTTCCGGGAGGAGGTAAATATGGTGTTCGTTGGATTCGGCGCAGATGATCCGGTCGGGGCAAGCCATTCGAATTCCCTGGGTATGTACAAGTCGTCCATGCCCATTCGTTTAAGACGGATGTGTAACATATATTCCTGTTCAGACCATGCGCCTGGCTGCACATCAAAGTAGGTCATCCCGTCTGTATTGTCCGAGTGCCAATGGATACGATACATTGGTGCAGACACCTTGAAGGGATGCTCATGGTTCAATCCGGACGCATCAAGTAAATGATTAAATGCCCACACACCACTACTGGAACAGGTGTGTAAATCCGGTGGATTATACGGATTGAAAAAAGTGCGGTTGCTCGGCGTGTTTACCTAAGGCAAATAAGGGATGCGTTTGGTGCAGGACCGGTTTTGGTTGGAGTAAAAGCGAAGTTATTCCTGCGTTTTGTTCACTTTGAACATGACGGTGTACTTGGCCCAGCCGTCTTTTCCCTTTTTGTTTCCTGCCTGCCATGCCGGCATTTCCCGGATGGATTGAACAATCTGTTTATCCAGGTCACCTTCGAGCGTTTTCATCAAGACCACATCGGTGATGTTGCCTTCCGGGCTTACGGTGAAGCTTACAATGGCTGATCCGGTTACCTGGTCATTCATCACCGATTCGGGAAGCGGGTTGTTGGTTTTGAGATAGGAGTTCAGTGCTGCATCTCCTCCCTGGAACTGTGGCATGCCTTCAGCATCGTATTCATCGGTGTTGTTGAAAAGTGCGGAATACGCCTTGCCACCTTCTTTGTCTTCTTCCTTTTGTTTTTTCTGTTTTTCGATGTGTTCACGACGCATGATGTCAACTGCCAGGGAAAAGACCGGTTTGTTGGGTTCTTTAACTTCTTCCCTTGGTGGTTGGTTGGGGTCTGGTTTGGTTCTGGCGTCTTCCCTGGAAGCGGTTTTCTTGTTCTTTTCGGTTGACGAAATTTGTGCTTCACCGTTGTTTTTGGAGGATTCCTTTTCTGCAGGTTTGTCTGTCTGCTCGGATATGGCGATTTTTTGATCCTGTTCATCACGGACTTCGCTCCATGCTTCGCCAGTGGTATCGGTTACCACCGCGGCGGAAGGCGCTGGC encodes the following:
- a CDS encoding SpoIIE family protein phosphatase translates to MTSPLNILMIEDNPDDQQFFRDLFSESSLGQFNLHLTDRLKDGKEYLRKHAIDVLLLDLSLPDSFELEGFIEIKEEFPHLPVIILTGMSDFKMAVKAIQFGAQDYLEKWRYDDYLMAKSIRYALERQKLLLEREKVSNQLMNSLKMLDVVNVELKELNEQLEEKVRKRTNDLLKEKQKVEKQHQLITESLQYASTIQHAILPHQQVIMRNIPESFILFKPKDIVSGDFYWAAKTNGKIIIAAVDCTGHGVPGAMLSMLGYTQLNQIVRENGITNPPDILTRLHDNMQNLLNQKFMHSGSSDGMDISLCCIDQKENRVSYAGAMRPLFRYRNGELSIFSGNRMPIGGKYRNGTQYFQGDEFLYERGDTIYLFTDGYIDQFGGNEGKKFKSRNFKTLLKTIHQLPAEQQLEALEKQFNTWKGNEEQVDDILVIGLRM
- a CDS encoding response regulator — protein: MELNTDMNVEVLLVEDSLEDVELTRMAIESHTPHFHLHVVNDGMEALKFLRKINGYKTMPTPDIVLLDLNLPRKDGREVLAEIKMDNELKKIPVIVLTTSNSEADILACYNNYANCYVTKPVDLESFMEMAKIIEQFWFRVVCLPKKHDQSA
- a CDS encoding response regulator, yielding MTQSEHAQTLQSLLPTSGNGLPKPKVLMVDDHMENLVALDRLLKDMNLDLYKATSGNEALKLTLRHDFALALLDIQMPEMDGYELAEILRSEEKTAQMPFIFISAIYTTNLNVFRGYELGAFSYITKPFDPQVLLNKVRIFIEKYEQQQLLMESQKWLEIKVKERTEALQRSNKDLEQFAYIASHDLQEPLRTVTSYLQMIQRNNAGKLDEKSERYIEIVVNGAKRMKALIDGLLSYSKLASNTDLEVEKVNCEETIRKVMTDLRVIISENGAKITTEGLPSIEANPLHMHLLFQNLLSNAIKFKHPERTPEIHIKAVKDDEHYIFSVQDNGIGIEQEFFERVFVIFQRLHTRQEYEGTGIGLSICKKIVERHKGRIWITSEPGKGTCIHFRIPIHHPKEDHHQKQWN
- a CDS encoding energy transducer TonB; translation: MITKEQAQEMLSEGNCLELQDLYAYSQGTLSGEARLRAEAHLVSCVLCREALECTDDVPQDLAQQFSQRIGAIVTKKAGIAGQNKILGNKLWIFAALGIVLTFIGLLMLLPGDESPVQTETTPLPSASPAMEEPAPAPSAAVVTDTTGEAWSEVRDEQDQKIAISEQTDKPAEKESSKNNGEAQISSTEKNKKTASREDARTKPDPNQPPREEVKEPNKPVFSLAVDIMRREHIEKQKKQKEEDKEGGKAYSALFNNTDEYDAEGMPQFQGGDAALNSYLKTNNPLPESVMNDQVTGSAIVSFTVSPEGNITDVVLMKTLEGDLDKQIVQSIREMPAWQAGNKKGKDGWAKYTVMFKVNKTQE